The region tatatatatatatatatatatatatatatatatatatatatatatatatatatatatatatatatatatatatatatatatatatatatatatatatatatatatatatatatatatatatatatatatatatatatatctccTTGCTAAGGCACATGCATGTGCAGCGTCTCGGGAGCACCAAAGGCATATGTCACGTAATCATGTGGCTTTTCTAGAAATTCAAGAGTTTTTTATTACATTGTATCCTTCATCTATCATGTTTGTGTTATGTTATTTGGGATAAGTTGTGGCACCATATTTTTGCATTATATGcttttatttatgtttaggcATTCTTTTTCAATATGTACATCATTTTATGTGAGTGTTGTGGTATTGATGATGTTATATTTGCAAGTCGCCTCTGTGTGTTATATTGGTTTGTGTGTGATTTACGATACTTCTCACGAATTGCTTTGTTTCTTTTTAATGTTGTAAAATAGTGAGAAGCAAGATGAAGTTAGGATGCATACATTCATGTGGAGCCTTCATGAAAACATAAACATGTCGTCTCAAGTTTTGCCATCgtcaaaaagggggagtatgtgagtgcaactttccATTAAATGTAATTtgcatgatgtcaaaactaggttaCTTTAGCGTTAATGTATATTGGACGATATCTCTCAATGTGCATCTTAATATTAGGAAGCATAAAATCATTTGGAAATAAGTTGGAAAAGGTATCATGCATAAAAAATGCATCAAAAACAATTTTTGTGAAAGATGAACCTACAAGTTGACACATACGTATTTCAAGTCGACACATAGaagaattatttattaataataaaaggatttttctttattatgtttgtttaataaagtccctagaatagctagtccgtttaatgtatcaagtgtgacttgatcatgagatcacattaaacctaaggacactattcttaaagtatccgtagacgagctttattgtgaagtgggataacattaaagcattaagactattatgtatatagactgatgatcacatctcatggatcatggataaggagttatcaagtcttaaacataggtatggatattaagagtaatatttatactggattgacccgctatgagaatactatatataatgttatgcaaagtgtcataagttattctcatggtgataatggtgtataccaccctttgacctgaaacgactatggaccctagatgtagagtcgagtgctttattgctgatcaaatgttgtcagtaactggatgaccataaagacagttgatgggtactccacgaagcattctaagggacatgagtgacctagatggaatttgctcatcctgcgtaacaggataaatgtctatgggcataatattgaattggacaaggatgacacggtctatgccttgtgttcaatatagatataagggcaaaagggtaattatacacataagtattatcacataaggatttgtcagatcacatgacattttcgtgtcttgggtagcagtgatgtgttgctagataccgctcactatttattatgttaaatgcgtgatttaatataattgtcaatgccgcgaaaacctacaaggtcacacacaaaagacagattgataagagatagagttactaaggaacaccgtaaggtatggtgcacttaagtaaattgtagaacatcgtaaggcacggtgtacttaagtagaatatgaaatatggtaaggtaccacgcgcttaagtgaatttggcatattataagatatgggccacatacacttaagtgggctttttttGCTTGAAgcctacacaagtggttctataaggatcactaaaggagaaaattttaatttccgttgcgttttggatcgcctTTTTCCTTCAGTAatatcagagccacttatgaaaccatgcatccgataactgtttattttctttattaatatgattaaaagacaaaatgaatcaaagaataaacgagtaattaaatttggcatcatgtgtgtttgatttggatgattgatgttgactatgctttggaatccgacattagtatggtgaagcagcaatacatcgatcgtccataggttacgcaattgagatcaatcaatttatatatatggtataagtaatcctaatgaaaaatacggtatatatgatatattgtttctgtttcgttcattcaaacacttaatggttgttttcctttgagcgatcaatggtcatttgcttctgaatctgacattagtatggtgaagcaatgacctgttgatcaatcatactgaatcaacaatcgaggtgtatttgacggtctgaaattggtgcattagggttagtgacggcacaagggttgtgcggtcgaagagttgtgaattgagggcttgttggatcacgtctgttgactgtttcaaaagCGTTGATTTTGGCCggtgacgttcgtcatgggcctgtgacgatcgtaacaagctggacgtgacaGTCGTAACATGCTTTGGGACGGTTGTCACATTCACAGATCTAGAATTCTAGGCGTTTCTattattttggccgcgtgacgttcgtcatgggcctgtgatGGTCGTAACAAGCTGGATGTGACGGTCGAAACATACTTGTGACGGTCGTGacattcacagagtcagaattctcggggtttctgttttgtgactgcgcaagagttgtgttgatgcaaaacaacgtcgatttcaaattaattgttcattaaaatttcggACCCCCGACTAACCCCCGGAAAccccgttcccgctgaccgggcagcggacccccggctaactctgcgtagtgtgatcgatcgccgaaatttaatttggttttaattaattaaaggaattaaaattaataataataatgtgtttattattattgtcttgtggtgatcggttatggccttagttttcctttattttgttttgggttttaaaatacgacctgcgtgtcgtgcctctcttttaatctcttaatgtaacttcttcTCTCATatcactccctcgtatgtaaaaggagtttcttttatgtagtgcaatgttatgaagaaagagaagaattcaatatcaaaggaggacaaccttgaagatctttcttggagaagcttagatcgttattaggttaacttaggttctctcattagcttgggagaacaattgcactaggggccataactgtttcattatgtatgttgatgcatgtgaatgtatgttgatgcatgtgagaggcgatttatatgataaataagccggtgagatcagaataattgcaattccctcaaattaaatattaagtttatgctttccaagttttaacactcatcaagactagtatcgaataatgtaggtttcgcctacgcgaggtgcatgttctatattagtaaggtgcgatgggataattgtaatatccaactgttaaaacaatgggtcaaacttaactaaacaaattataataagattatatatatgtttagaagcaagagttgggaatgatccatatgatggattggaataaggagttattcacccaactaaaattttcgagagttgtatgagatacaattggaaggagttcctacctaaataacctagttttgtgtaatccgcctacgcggacttaaaacaaagtgaaatgtggatctcgacccactagaaaatcttccaacgggattttccgaatcaaatgatgagggtcatttgttttgagtaaaatagtgggagcatatttaattaaatgcctaattaaatatgttattgatacttatattttcattaattcttatgtagattaccatgacaacaaacacctctaacaatattttgcgatcaatccttgacaaggaaaaattgtctgggacaaattttctagattgacaccgaaatctgaggattgtcctcaaacatgatagaaagctgtatgtcttggagaaacctgttcctgaagaggaacctcctagttctgcacctaaggcagaaagagatgcttataagaagcatgtcgatgatgccaatgaaactgcttgtctcatgaTGGCTAacatgaactcagagttgcaaaagcaacatgagaacatggcagcgttcgatatgatcgaacacctgaagatgctctatcaagagcaagcaaggcatgaaaggtttgaagtttcaaaagacctttttcaaggcaagttagctgagggagcccctataggtccccatgtgctcaagatgattgggtacgtggaaaaccttgaaaggttgggttttcccctcggaaaggaacttgcgactgatttgatcttgcaatcgttggCAGATAGATCcagtcaatttatcctaaatttcaatatgaatgatatggacaaatctcttcctgatctgctagccatgttaaagactgctgagcagaacctgaagtcaaaagggaagtccattctgatgatcggaaatggaaagagacagaacaaaaagcccaccaagcagggttataaagggaaaggcaaggaagttgccaaacccagacccactgttgctgctttgaagcctagttgaggcatagcaaaggcaggcacctgcttccattgcggtaagaccggacactggaagagaaactgcccaaagtacctggaagatacgaagaatggagtagagacttcaacttcaggtatttttgttattgaaataaatttatctacttctgcatcatgggtattagatattggatgtggttctcacatttgtacaaatgtgcaggggctaaaaggaagtagagatttggcaaaaggtgaagttgacctatgagttggcaatggaacaaaggttgctgctttagccgtaggaacttatgtattaactttacctagtggtttaataattcagttagagaactcTTATTATGTACttgcaattagcaggaatattatttccatttcttgtttggacaagtttggtttttcatttataataaagaacaattgttgctcaatttatttgaatgatatattctatgctactgcacaaatgagcaatggactatatgtccttgatctcgaaatgcctatttataacattaatactaaaaggatgaaacctaacgagttaaatccaacttacctttggcattgtcaattaggccacataaatgagaaacgcatttccaaactccataaagatggactctttgactcttttgattatgaatcatatgagacatgcagatcttgtttaattggaaatatgacaaagtctccattcacaggaaaaggtgaaagagcgaatgatcttttgggcctcatacatactgatgtatgtggaccactgaacataccagccagaggaggttttcagtacttcatcacatttactgatgatttcagtagatatggttatgcgtatttaatgaaacacaaatcggagtcctttgaaaagttcaaggaattcaagaatgaagtacaaaaccaactaggtaagaatattaaaactcttcgatcagatcgaggtggtgagtatttaagcctagagtttgatgaccatttgaaagagtgtgggatcctatcccagCTTACTCCTCCAGGAACACCCTAATGGAATTGTGTatttgagagaagaaatcgaaccctgttagacatggtccgatccatgatgagtcacgctgatcttccaaactccttttggggacatgcactattgacaacagcttacacacttaaccgtgttccatcaaaaaaggttgagaagacaccatatgaaatatggagtggcaagaaaccacatatgtcttacatgaagatttggggttgcgaagtttatgtgaaacgataaatttcaactaagcttgagcccaaatctgacaaatgcttatttgtggggtatcctaaagaaacaagagggtattatttctacaatccttctgatggcaaagtgtttgtcgctcgaacttgagttttcatagaaaaggattttatttccaaaggaaccagtgggaggaaagtagagcttgaagaaattcaagaatcacaaagcattgatacacctatggaggaattagagcaggaaacacaagtagttatggaagagaaacctgctcaagtagaacaagaccagcgtaggtcaggcaggatacgtcacctacctgagagatatggatatctcataactgatcaaggtgatgtattactcatggatcaagatgagcctgtgacctaccaagaggccataactggtcccgagtatgagaagtggctagaagccatgaaatctgaaatggattccatgtacacaaaccaagtttggaccttggtaaagcctcctgtaggagttaaccctataggatgcaagtgggtcttgaaaaagaagactgacatggatggtaaggtacatacctataaggcaagactagttgcaaaaagatataaacaaattcatggggttgactatgatgaaaccttttcaccagttgcgatgcttaaatctgttcggattttacttgctatcgctgcatatcatgattatgaaatatgacagatggatgtcaaaactgctttccttaatgggaatcttccttaggatgtgtacatgacacaacctgaaggatttgacatacctgaagaaccccaaaagatatgtaagttacaaagatcaatctatggattgaagcaagcttctagaagctggaatcttcgttttgatgaaacggtaaaacaatatggattcatcaagaacgaagatgagccttgtgtctacaagaaggttagtgggagcatgatcgttttcctggtattatatgtagatgacatattactcattggaaacgatgtccctaccctacaacaagtaaagtcttggttggggaaatgcttttctatgaaggacctaggtgaagcagcctatatattaggaatcagaatctatagagatagaccacaaaaactgcttggcctaagtcagagtacatacatagacaaagtgctgagacgctttaatatgcatgattccaagaaaggattcatacctatgcaacatggcctgtgtctatcaaaaacacaatccccttcaactaaggaagaaagggatcgtatgaataagattccatatgcatctacaataggatctatcatgtatgccatgttatgtactcgaccaaatgtctcgtatgctttaagtgcaacgagtaggtaccaatctgatcctggtgatgctcattgggtagctgtcaagaatatccttaaatatgtaagaaggactaaggactcattcttgatatatggaggtcaggaaaagctggctgtaattggatacaccgatgctagcttccagacagataaggatgactttagatcgcaatttggttatgtgttctgcttaaacggtggcgctgtgagctggaaaagttcaaagcaagataaAGTTGCTGATactacaaccgaggccgagtatattgttgcctcaagtgcagcaaaggaagctgtttggatcaaaaagttcattagtgaacttggcatagttcctagcattgtggatcccattggtctctattgtgataacaatggtgctatcgcacaagctaaggagcctagatctcaccaacgatccaaacaaatacttaggcgttatcacctcattcgagagataatagatagaggagatatgaaaatatgcaaagtacctacacttgacaatattgctgactcactgacaaagcctcttgcgcagcagaagcataatggccatactagatctatgggcattaggggtatgcctgattggctctagtgctagtgggagattgttggtgtaagccctagaggccaatacttttgttacttgtatcgaattatttattaataataaaaaggctttttctttattatctttgtttaataaagtccgtagaatagctagtccgtttaatgtatcaagtgtgacttgatcatgagatcacattaaacataaggacactattcttaaagtatccgtagtcgagctttattgtgaagtgggataacattaaagcattaagactattatgtatatagactgatgatcacatctcatggatcatggataaggagttatcaagtcttaaacataggtatggatattaagagtaatatttatactggattgacccgctatgagaatactatatagaatgttatgcaaagtgtcatacgttattctcatggtgataatggtgtataccaccctttgacctgaaacgactatggaccctagatgtagagtcgagtgctttattgctgatcaaacgttgtccgtaactggatgaccataaagacagttgatgagtactccatgaagcattctaagggacatgagtgacctagatggaatttgctcatcccacgtaacaggataaatgtctatgggcctaatattgaactggacaaggatgacacagtctatgccttgtgttaaatatagacataagggcaaaagggtaattacacataagtattatcacagaaggatttgtcagatcacatgacattttcgtgtgttgggtagcagtgatgtgttgctagataccgctcactgtttattatgttaaatacgtgatttaatataattgccaatgccgcgaaaacctataattgccaatgccgcgaaaacctataagtgaattgtagaacatcgtaaggtacagtgtacttaagtagaatacgaaatatggtaaggtaccacgcgcttaagtgaatttggcatattataagatatgggccacatacacttaagtggtTTTTTTTtgcttgaagcccacacaagtggttctataaatagaacccttatgcagaagcatttAATGCAGTTGCAtttttcgtttctctctctctctcactcactcaaaaccttcatccgtagcagctagcactgagattgaaggaatccgttcgtgtggactgagtagaggcgttgtcgtggttcaacgttcgtgatcgctccgtagatctgcatcaaaggtttcaatcgtcataagaggtaactattctatcactgatcatgcccattcgtaaggatcactaaaggagaaaattttaatttccgctgtgttttggattGCCCTTCTCCTTCATCTCTCAATGTGCATCTTAATATTAGGAAGCATAAATTCATTTGGAAAAGGTTTCATGCATAAAAAATGCATCAAAAACAATTTTTGTGAAAGATGAACCTACAGGTTGACACATACGTATTTCAAGTCGACACATAGAAGAATTTTTTttctatgtgtcgacacatccATTTTATAAGTCGGCCCATGCGCTGGATTATCAAAGCTTGTAGGCTCTGTTAGATGTGCTACCTCTACAAGTCGGCACATGAACTTTACAGGTCGACGCATGATTTATATAGTTCGGAACATGTGTCGAATTGGTCGCCACATGGCTTTCACAAGTTGGCTCATGCaacaaaaatttccaaaaattcataattttttcAAATCTAGTGCATACATTTTTCAAATCTAGTGCATACATTTTTCCTCTAAACAGTTATTGAACAACTCtaagaatttttcaaagtttttctcatgttgtCCCTTTTTCTTGTTCCTAGTGGGGAATGGAAGCTTAACAACTAGTTTAGGCTCAATAACTGTTTCTTTCACAATAGGTTTCGGTGCTACCACTTCTTCCATTACAACTTCATCTTCTTTGATCTCAAGTTCCACTTCGATCAATTAGCCTTCCTCTTCATCCACCTCCTCGACTACTTCATCAGATTTACCATTTCTTGTTGTCACAGTgctcacattattatgctctctaggATATGTCACGGTTGCACTCGGTAGAGCACCTTGTGCTTGGGAACTTGAAGTTAATTGCTGAACGATTtgacccatttggacttcaaGATTCTTTATGGATGCTATggtgttttttttattattccgggtttcttcttgaaattgaACATTATGAGCTGCCATCCGTTCAATTGCAATTTCCCAATCAGTTTTCTTAGGGGcatgttgttattgttgttgttgatattgagtttggtaCTAACCATGTTGAGGAGCGGttcctttttggtctttccatgagaagttgggatgattcttccaacctggattaTATGTGTTGGAACaaggattattctgcttcaaaaatttgATTTCCTCCACTTTTTGAGGAGTTTCAAAACAGTAAACAGTTTGGTGCGTACCATTACAAATTTCACAATAGACAGTAGGAGCCAGTTGGACCTGCGCCACCTGTtgggtacctatattcatcgccTTCAGCTTCTTATCAACTTCAACATCTATAATATCTTCAATACGGATTTTATTAGTTTCCAACTTTAAATCTATAACCCCTTCTGGTTTGCTTTGACATCTATTGTACAACTCCAAATGCTCATTAGCAGCAATaacttcaatgatcttcttgataccgGTGGCTGTTGAAAAATTTATGGAAGCATCGGCTGTGGTATCAATCAGCtgtttggtctttattttgagACCATTCACAAACATGTGCATCTGTTCAGTtggatccatattatgagttgggcaggCAACCAGGACTATCTTCAATCTCTTGTAATTGTCTCCCAAAGTTTCCCCGTCTTTCTGcttaaaattcagaatttcatacctcttTCGCAGAAATACCGacgctggaaaatactcattcagaAAGGCTTTTTCCATTTCTTCCCAAGATGTGATGCTACCGACAGGTAGAGAATAAAACCATTCTTCGGCTTCTTCCGCTAAGGTAAACAGGAACATTCTCAATTTCTTGGCTTCTTcggtgtgaccatcaatttttagagtgttgctcatggtcagaaacctctgcaaatgcttgtttgcatcttcattcaCTTTTTTTATTAAAATGCTTCCTTTCAAGCTGATTAATAGTACTCGTATGCAACTGGAAATTAGC is a window of Lathyrus oleraceus cultivar Zhongwan6 chromosome 6, CAAS_Psat_ZW6_1.0, whole genome shotgun sequence DNA encoding:
- the LOC127094593 gene encoding uncharacterized protein LOC127094593 encodes the protein MFLFTLAEEAEEWFYSLPVGSITSWEEMEKAFLNEYFPASVFLRKRYEILNFKQKDGETLGDNYKRLKIVLVACPTHNMDPTEQMHMFVNGLKIKTKQLIDTTADASINFSTATGIKKIIEVIAANEHLELYNRCQSKPEGVIDLKLETNKIRIEDIIDVEVDKKLKAMNIGTQQVAQVQLAPTVYCEICNGTHQTVYCFETPQKVEEIKFLKQNNPCSNTYNPAHNVQFQEETRNNKKNTIASIKNLEVQMGQIVQQLTSSSQAQGALPSATVTYPREHNNVSTVTTRNGKSDEVVEEVDEEEG